The sequence CTTGCCCTGATGGGCTTCATGGGCCTCTTCGCGCTCGAACAGATGCGTCAGATGCGCCATGCGTCCGACGAGGTCATCGACAACTGGATGCCGAGCACCCTCCACGTCTCGGACGCGAACACCAATACCTCGGACTTCCGCATCGCCGAGCTGCAGCACGTCCTCTCCCTCAACCCCGAGGAGATGTCCGGCTACGAGCGGCAGATGCGCGAGCAGCTCGACAGGCTCGATCGCAACCTCGACCGGTACGAGGCGCTCATCTCCCTGGAGGAGGAGCGCCGCGTGTTCGACGAGTTCATGGTGCTCTGGAAGGAGTACCTCGAGGAGCACGACAAGGTCATCGCTCTCTCGAGGGGCAACAAGAACCAGGAGGCTCGCGGTCTGCTCCGCCGCCGTTCCCAGCAGGCCTTCGACGCCGCCAGCGCCAAGCTGTCCCAGCTGGCGGAGATCAATCTGAAGGCGGGTCAGCGGGCCTCGGATTCGGCGGACAGGACCCATGAGACGGCGCAGCAGTGGATCCTCTGGGCGCTGGGGGGCGCCATGCTCGTGGGCCTGCTGCTCTGCTACTTCCTCGCCCGGGCCATCTCGCGGCCGCTGCTCGGCGCGGTGACGGTGGCGAACCGCATCGCCGAGGGAGACCTCACCGTGCGCATCGACGTGGCGACGGAGGACGAGACGGGCCGGTTGCTGGCGGCCATGCAGCGCATGGTGCGCAAGCTGGCCGAGGTCATCGGTGAGGTGCGCGAGGGCTCCGATGCGCTCGCCTCGGCCTCCGCGCAGGTGTCCTCCTCCTCGCAGAGTCTGGCGCAGGGCACCAGCGAGCAGGCCAGCAGCGTGGAGGAGACCACCTCCAGCCTGGAGCAGATGTCGGCCAGCATTGGCCAGAACCGGGATCACAGCCGACAGATGGCGCAGATGGCCCTGCAGGGGGCCCAGGATGCCGAGGAGAGTGGCCAGGCGGTGAAGGAGACGGTGGTGGCCATGGGCTCCATCGCGGAGAAGATCTCCATCATCGAGGAGATCGCCTACCAGACGAACCTGCTGGCGCTCAACGCGGCCATCGAGGCGGCGAGGGCGGGAGTGCACGGCAAGGGCTTCGCGGTGGTGGCCACGGAGGTGCGCAAGCTGGCGGAGCGCAGCCGGACGGCGGCACGGGAGATCTCGGGGCTGGCCGCGGGCAGCGTGAAGGTGGCGACACGCTCGGGGGAGCTGTTGTCGGAGCTGGTGCCCTCCATCCGCAAGACGACGGACCTGGTGCAGGAGGTGGTGGCGGCCTCGGTGGAGCAGGCCAGCGGCGTGGGGCAGATGAGCAAGGCGATGGCGCACGTGGACCAGGTGACGCAGCGCAACGCGTCGGCCTCGGAGGAGCTGGCGTCCACGGCGGAGGAGCTCTCCTCCCAGGCGGAGGCGCTCAGTCAGTTGGTGTCCTTCTTCCGAGTGGCCGAAGGGGAGCGCGGCTCACGGCCGAGGCAGCGCCCCGCGGCACCGAGGGCGTCCATCTCGCATGGGCTGAAGGCCACGGCGCGGGAGCTCGGGTCCGCGGCGCCGTCCGCGCGGGAGTCGCCCTCCACGGCACTCCCGGACGAGGACCGTGAGTACAAGCGCTTCTAGGAGACGGCCATGAGCGAAGAGGTTCCCGAGACCTCCACGCAGTACCTCAGCTTCATCCTGGCCGGGGAGGAGTTCGCGCTCGGCATCCTGCAGGTGAAGGAGATCATCGAGTACGACACGGTGACGCGCATCCCCGGCGCGCCCGTGTGGGTGAGAGGGGTCTTCAACCTGAGAGGCAGCGTGGTGCCCGTGGTGGACCTGGCGGTGAAGCTGGGTCTGCCGCCGGCCACGGTGACGAAGTGGAGCTGCATCGTGGTGGTGGAGGTGAAGCTGGGCGGGGAGCAGCTCGTGCTGGGCCTGCTGGTGGATGCCATCGGGCAGGCGCTGGAGCTCCAGCCCTCGGAGGTGGTGCCGCCGCCGTCGTTCGGCGCGCCGGTGCATGTGGACTACCTGCTGGGGATGGGGCTGCCCGCGGGGGAGAAGAAGTTCGTGTTGTTGATGGATCTCGACAAGGTGCTCAGCACCCAGGAAGTGCTGCTGGCCAGCACGCTGCGGACCGAGGCGGAGGCACCCGTCCAGGAGGAGCCCTGAACCAGGCCGGCGGCCATGGAGGCCCCTCGTATTAGCGCCGGACATCCGGGTTGCGGCCGGTATTCGGCCCACGTATAGGGAAGGGCACCGTGTCGCTGGCTCTTCGTCTCTTCACGCTCGCTCTTCTCCTCGGCTGGCAGGCCGTCGCCAGCGGCGTGGGGCTCGCGCACTTCTGCCCGAAGCAGGCCGCGACGCTCTCCGCCTGCAACTGCCCTCACGGGGAGAAGAAGGTGGAGACGGCCCCGCGCGACGAGACGACGTTGCGCAAGGACTGCTGCGACGCGCTGGACCGGGACATCCCCGCGCCGGCCCTCGTGGATGTGTCCAGTCACGTCTCTCCGCCCGGAGTACCCCAGTCTCCACCGCCGGTGTGGCTCACCGTCCAGGCTCCCGAGGACAGCGGCCGCTTGTCACTCGCCCTCTGGGACGCGCCCCATGCCCAGGGGCCCCCCGTCTTCCTCCGCATCCGCTCGCTCCTCATCTGAGCCCTTCGGGCGCGCGCCCCGGGACCCTGGCCCTCCTTCCGCCCTGGCGAGAAGAGGCTCGAGTCCCCGAGCGCCGCGGCGAACGGGAGAGGAGTGGCCTGGCTCATTCGCGCCGCGCTGCCCCTCCGCCTGTCGAAAAGCTCTGAGGGGTCGGGCGTGCTTTCGCGCTCCGCCCAGTCATTCCCTTTGATTGATTCGAGAAGGACTGAGAGGAACCCATGGAAATCGTACTGGTCTCGTTGGTGGGCATGTTGGCGTTCGGTGGCCTCTTCCTCCTGCTGTGTCCGGAGTGGTGGAGCACGAGCCTGGGGACACTCAAGGAGGAGAAGCCGCCGGAGAAGAGGAAGGATTCCGGCGGGGACGCTCGGGGCACCAAGACAGGCACGTGAGCGGAATGGGGGCGCGGCTGAGCGCCGGCTCCCGTGGAGTCAGACGAGCCGCTTGCCCTTGACCAGGTCGAGACCCAGCGGGTTGCCGCGGAAGTGGATGGGATCCAGCATCACCCGGCGGATCCTCCAGCCCTCGGCGGTCTTCTCCAGATCATGGGTATAGCGGATGACGACGGTCCACTCCTGGGTGACGCCGCCCACGGAGAAGAAGTGGCCGACGTCCGCATAGGCCATCACCTGGGCCTCCGTGTCGCCCTTGAAGTGGGTCCGCACGGTGTTGGCCGTGGCGTGCTGGACCCTGCTGAAGGCGGCCAGGGCGTTGCCGCCCACCTGGGCCATCTGCTCCCGCGCCATGGTGACGGGCTCGCCCTCGAAGAGCCGACTGTAGTCCGCGGTGACCTGGGGCGTGAAGACGTTCACCCAGCGGCTCCAGTCTCCCGTGTCCTTGCCGAAGTCGATGGCCTGTCCGTACTCGGCCACCAGTTCCCGGATGGCGATCCAATCCAGTGTGTACTGGAGATCCTGAGCCTTCATGTCGGTACACCTCCGTGTGAGGCCCGAGCATTCAACGAACAGGGCCTCCACGGCCAGCACCTGGGCGCGGCGAGGAGGCGATGGACGCGCGGCGGCGAAGGTTCAGTCGAGCAGGTGGGGGTTGCGCAGGACGAGGAGTCCGGCCTGCACGGTGCTCACGTAGTCATTGAGGTGGCCGGCGCGGGCGAGCGCGCTGGCATCGCGCAGGCCCGTCGCGCTCAGCACCTCGTCCACCTTCTTGTCGCCCTGGTTGTAGGCCGCGAGCGCCAGGCGCCAGTCGCCATAGCGGCCGTGCAGATCGGAGAAGAGGGCCGCGGCGGCCTCCGTCTCGCGCGCCACGTCGAGCCGCTCGTCACGCTCCGCGTCGACCTGGAGTCCATACTGGCGCGCCGTCGAGGGGATGAACATCCACACCCCCGCGCCCCTCATGCCTGGAGCCAGCGAGGGACTCGTCGACGTCTCCGGCATGTTGGACACCGCCGACTCCACCATCGCCACGGCCAGCAGCCCCTCCGGCAGCCCCCGGGCGCGCAGCGTGCGCGTGAGCGCCTCGCGGTGGGTGGCCAGGTTCCCCAGGGCCTTCTTCATGAAGGCGCGACCCTTGGGCGTGGTCACCAGGTGGTTGAGTTTCTCCACCACCAGCTCATCCATCACCACGGGAAGGTCGCCTTCGGGCTGCGAGGAGCGCGCGAGCGACTGGGCCTCGGCGAGTGTCACCGCGCGGCCACGGGTGGCGCTCTGCGCCCACAGGGTGAGGGGGACGAGCGTCAGGGCGATGGTGGCGACGAGCCCGAGGGCGCGGTGGTTCCGGCTCGGACGGGATTGGAACAGCATTTCGATCCTCCTGGTGGTGGGGTGGGCCATGCCCGTGACACTGACGGGAAGCGGGGGGGAGCCGGAGGCGCGCAGGGCCGCGTCGAGCAGGCAGCGCGCGTAGTCGTGCGGACGGGCCTTGCCTCCAGACACGAGCGCCTCGTCACAGGCGAGCTCCTGGCAGGTGGCGAGCCACCGCCCGAAGGCGCGCACCGCGGGGTTCCAGAAGAAGAGCCCGTCCAGCAACAGGCGCACGTAGGCGAGCACCGTGTCGCGTTGGCGGTGGTGTTGCAACTCGTGCAGGACCGTCATCCGCAGGGCCGCTGGGTCCTCCAGGAGATGGGCGGGCACTGCCACCCAGGCGCTGGGGTGGGGCACCGGACGTGGGAACCAGGTGGAGAAGGCGGTGGCCCCGGTATCGAGGAGGACCACGGCCACACGGCCCACCTGGCGCACACGGGGCAGCGCGTCGAGCTGGCGGAGCAGCCGCAGGTGTTGGCGGAGTTCCCGCGCGCAGTGCACCCCCGTGGCCGTCCCGAGCAGCAGCGCCACGGCCAGCCCCACCGGGAAGGACGTGGGCGTCTCGGTGGGGCGGGGCACGGTGGCGCGCGGTGGCGCGTTCCAGGCCGGCTCTGGCAGTCGCGTGGTGAGCCGCACCACGGAGCGATCGAAGGTGAAGAGCGGTCCGGTGGGCACCAGCCCGCGCACGCTCATGCACGCGGGAGGGAGCAGGAGCGCGAGCGCCAACGTCACGCGCCCGGCCCACAACGTCTGCCGTGCCGACAGCGGGAAGCCCAGCCGCCCCAAGAGGGCGAGGGCGGCACGCAGCAGCGCGTAGCCCAAGGGGAGCAGCAGTGCCACGCTCACATAGCCCGTGGTCCACGTGCTCGCGAGGGCGCTCATGACCGGGAGCCCTTCTTGGCGAGCAGCTTGCGGATCTGCTCCACCTCCTCGGGGGAGAGCGGAACGGCCTCGACCAGGCGCTCCACCAGCGCGGAGGGCGTGCCGTCGAACACCGTCTCCACCAGGTGGCGCACGCTCTGCAGCTCGTAGGCCTCGCGCGGCAGGAGCGCCGAGTACAGGTGACCCCGGCCCTCCTTCCGGCTGCGCAGCACCCCCTTCTGCTCGAGGATGCGCAGCACGGTGGACACCGACGTGTAGGCCAGCTTCCGCTCCGGCGGCAGCGCCTCGAGCACGTCCGCTACGCTCACCTCGTCGTGGCGCCAGACGATCTGCATCAACTCCAGCTCCACCGGCGTGAGCGGCTTGGGAGCTTCGCTCTGCGATGACTTGGACACGGTCCCGACCTCCGAGACCGTAAACTACTAAGACCTTAGTCGATTGGCAACTAAGGTCTTAGTTCTTCGTCATCCGGGAGCCGGGGAGGGTGGGGGACGTCCTATTGCAGCGCGCCGTGGATGGCGCGAAGCAGGGACTGCTCGCTCGAGGTGCTCTGGTCGCCGGCCAGCTCCCAGATCATGATTCCGCCGTACTGCTTGCCCAGGGTCGTCTTCGCGCGCATGGTCGCGAGCCCGTTGTACGAGTACTGGGCGCCGTCGGCGTTGATCCAATCCGCGTTCCAGGCGTTCGGGTACTTCGCCAGGATGTCCTTGTAGAGCACGTACTTGCTGCTCTGGCCGCCACAGTTGCCCCAGCAGTAGCCGTAGAAGGGCACGCCGAGCACGATCTTGTCCTTCGACACTCCCTTGTTCGCATAGAAGGTGAGCGCGGTCTGGGCCTGCGCATAGCTCGAGTGCTCGCCCGCGCCCGTCCAGGTGCCCGCGTTGTCGTAGGACATGACG is a genomic window of Cystobacter fuscus DSM 2262 containing:
- a CDS encoding methyl-accepting chemotaxis protein, whose amino-acid sequence is MLGGTEKPLIRRPVLEPWNSLRQGLPGPTGSFVPDDGRVAALLDMAAFPPAGLEGGAARRRGLKPSSPLLPPMIWFQNLKIATKLLVSFLTLLALMGFMGLFALEQMRQMRHASDEVIDNWMPSTLHVSDANTNTSDFRIAELQHVLSLNPEEMSGYERQMREQLDRLDRNLDRYEALISLEEERRVFDEFMVLWKEYLEEHDKVIALSRGNKNQEARGLLRRRSQQAFDAASAKLSQLAEINLKAGQRASDSADRTHETAQQWILWALGGAMLVGLLLCYFLARAISRPLLGAVTVANRIAEGDLTVRIDVATEDETGRLLAAMQRMVRKLAEVIGEVREGSDALASASAQVSSSSQSLAQGTSEQASSVEETTSSLEQMSASIGQNRDHSRQMAQMALQGAQDAEESGQAVKETVVAMGSIAEKISIIEEIAYQTNLLALNAAIEAARAGVHGKGFAVVATEVRKLAERSRTAAREISGLAAGSVKVATRSGELLSELVPSIRKTTDLVQEVVAASVEQASGVGQMSKAMAHVDQVTQRNASASEELASTAEELSSQAEALSQLVSFFRVAEGERGSRPRQRPAAPRASISHGLKATARELGSAAPSARESPSTALPDEDREYKRF
- a CDS encoding chemotaxis protein CheW, yielding MSEEVPETSTQYLSFILAGEEFALGILQVKEIIEYDTVTRIPGAPVWVRGVFNLRGSVVPVVDLAVKLGLPPATVTKWSCIVVVEVKLGGEQLVLGLLVDAIGQALELQPSEVVPPPSFGAPVHVDYLLGMGLPAGEKKFVLLMDLDKVLSTQEVLLASTLRTEAEAPVQEEP
- a CDS encoding nuclear transport factor 2 family protein, which gives rise to MKAQDLQYTLDWIAIRELVAEYGQAIDFGKDTGDWSRWVNVFTPQVTADYSRLFEGEPVTMAREQMAQVGGNALAAFSRVQHATANTVRTHFKGDTEAQVMAYADVGHFFSVGGVTQEWTVVIRYTHDLEKTAEGWRIRRVMLDPIHFRGNPLGLDLVKGKRLV
- a CDS encoding M56 and MltD domain-containing protein, with product MSALASTWTTGYVSVALLLPLGYALLRAALALLGRLGFPLSARQTLWAGRVTLALALLLPPACMSVRGLVPTGPLFTFDRSVVRLTTRLPEPAWNAPPRATVPRPTETPTSFPVGLAVALLLGTATGVHCARELRQHLRLLRQLDALPRVRQVGRVAVVLLDTGATAFSTWFPRPVPHPSAWVAVPAHLLEDPAALRMTVLHELQHHRQRDTVLAYVRLLLDGLFFWNPAVRAFGRWLATCQELACDEALVSGGKARPHDYARCLLDAALRASGSPPLPVSVTGMAHPTTRRIEMLFQSRPSRNHRALGLVATIALTLVPLTLWAQSATRGRAVTLAEAQSLARSSQPEGDLPVVMDELVVEKLNHLVTTPKGRAFMKKALGNLATHREALTRTLRARGLPEGLLAVAMVESAVSNMPETSTSPSLAPGMRGAGVWMFIPSTARQYGLQVDAERDERLDVARETEAAAALFSDLHGRYGDWRLALAAYNQGDKKVDEVLSATGLRDASALARAGHLNDYVSTVQAGLLVLRNPHLLD
- a CDS encoding BlaI/MecI/CopY family transcriptional regulator, whose amino-acid sequence is MSKSSQSEAPKPLTPVELELMQIVWRHDEVSVADVLEALPPERKLAYTSVSTVLRILEQKGVLRSRKEGRGHLYSALLPREAYELQSVRHLVETVFDGTPSALVERLVEAVPLSPEEVEQIRKLLAKKGSRS